tattataatgctgtattacattgtattagctattatttgtgttggggtgcgtgcgacgaattttcaacatggtcgcttgcgtgtatcgtttgtttaatgtcaacagtagcgtgttgttgaaatagttaatttgttaatcattatagtttattttgtagtgtttctgtaatattgtttgtgtttcatggtattgtgtgtgtcaataccgtgtgctaccttaatgcgatagcatagattgtgttgttttcgaatttcgatagtcattgttttgattatacgtgactcgcatttatataaatcttgtttaatttagttaatgttttttttcttttttttttgtgtgtattgtgttaccagatattttgtgtaacgtaactttattcctttgcaccgagttcagtcatgttgttaatatttagttagtccatcttgattaatttctaacttattcctgtgtttattaacctttcttattttccctattaatttattattgcatgtacttgctatttgctattattttgtgtatgatatgagttagttcccttattagtgattaaaacctacttgttagattaacattgtctgtaattcttcagattctactcttccgatgctgcatcacttacctagatcattcccacaacatcacctgattcttcgatatgccttggatacttactatggttgtcttcaatcgtcttatatctgtggccataaaggtactgtttagtttatttagtttaatatgtgtataatgcattgtgtgtgcgaccgctattgtgtattacaaaatccacttctacatgttagatataataatataacaatactacgtagattaatacataataagatatccttttactttcaattaatctatcttaattattttctaaccactttctacacttatcagctattttatttcttcttgttaatctgcgacagtCATGCATGTACatttccttgtatggtgattaattgttcacgaggtaagttgcacttccactgttttagttattcgttgaactaacacgttttacattcaaacagtaatcggagcatttgtaataaacttctttttctttccaggtttccgccatctgtgttgttcgacgaacagtgccatgcttccatagtattgttataacatttagtactgttgtattttgcattaaggcagttgaagttaatttgttcatttatttttcagctggctgttgtacatggtgtttcgcaaaccgagatccataacctcttttgcacgtaaaccttctcgtatgatgattacttgttcacaaggtaactttcactttcactcttttaattatttattgaatcaacacgttctatattcaaacaataattagagtacatataataatttttccttttctcttttaggtgttcgatatctgtattattcgacggacagcactacaacatacactaccgcactacgttgcccactgaaatcactttattcattgcttatttcggttatgcgctagttctagcttgtttaagtgcactgttcgcggaatcccttttacttcaatcttgacgttctggttctgcaagatttctagcaccttgtatggtccagtatattgatcggagaattttcctttactaggttctttta
The Bombus vancouverensis nearcticus chromosome 6, iyBomVanc1_principal, whole genome shotgun sequence DNA segment above includes these coding regions:
- the LOC143302771 gene encoding uncharacterized protein LOC143302771 — its product is MLHHLPRSFPQHHLILRYALDTYYGCLQSSYICGHKGFRHLCCSTNSAMLPYWLLYMVFRKPRSITSFARKPSRMMITCSQGVRYLYYSTDSTTTYTTALRCPLKSLYSLLISVMR